The window attaaattgCACTCATGTAATCATTGGGAGAGCATATCATTATGTTATAATAATATTATCCAAAGCTTGCGTTGACGATACAGCATTTTGAGTTTGATAGACAGCACTTAAGaggtgttgcattatgggaaatgtagggtCTAATGTTTTTGGAGCCTGACCCATACTAGCAATATGAGTCAGCATATCTTGGCATCTACTGCTTGAATGCTtataatgtgtgtatatatgtgacacacacacacacacacacacacacacacacataaacacacttcATTGAAATCATGCGCTTCTCTGGCTCACTGTGCTTTAGATTTCTGTGCTGCCACCTTCTGGTCACTCTGAATATTTCACTCTGTAATACAGCTGAAGGACAGTGAACTCTGGACCTGTGTTTATTACAGAGATACTGTGCTGGAAGGAGTATCCACATCCTTTACTTACttaaaagtactaataccacactgtgaaaatacttcaCAATGAGTTAAAGTCCTTCATCCAAAACCTTGCTCAAGCAAAAGCATGTAAGTATTAtaagcaaaatgtacttaaagtcTCAAAGGTAAAATAACTCATTCTGCAGAATTAGTGTAGCTGCAGTGCGGTAGTAAAGTATtgtggttcccaacctgaggTTCAGGGCCCGCCGATGAGTCACAACACAAATCTGAGGGGTTGTGAGATGCTAAAAATCTTATAGTGTCTGATATCTAATGTCCTCTAATGTCTTCTAGTGTCTTCTAATGTTTTCTAATGTCTTCTGATGTCTCAGTGTGGATGGACGCAGACGGACAGACACGGAGTCGAGTCCCTTTCATAAAGCTTTATTTCACAGATCCCCTGTAACAGGAGGCCGAGGCAGCCAGGCTCattatacatttacatacactgTCTGTGGCCGGTCCTTACGATGCTCCCCATGTTAAATAACTCAATAATTCAAGacgaaaacaacaaacacacacacactgttcaacttAAGGTAACAATAACAATATCGTAACGACGGTAATAATAACAACCATTGTCAAATATTATGTATTTCCAGGGTCTTATACTGTATTTTCTAAAATTTGTTACACAGTCAGTCATCTTTAAGGTGCACCAAAAAATCTGTATGTGACATTTCAATAAAACTTGACAAATGCTGCACCATAACACGCGGTGAAGACAGAGAAtactttttttatgtttcagatGAGAGGTTTTTTGTCCTCCGGGCAgagttttcctcctcctcctcctcctcctcctcctcgtctttgtCCTCTGTGGCAGATACTGTAGATGTGAATTCAGCGctgttcattgtttgtttggCACACTATGTTTATAAGCCGCTGTGGTGTGGCATGAATCTCATAGCTCAAGCTGAGACATAAGGCGCGTCTCCATGGAAGTGTGGGGACTCACAGGACCTCTGCAGGGAGACAGAACCAGCAGAGAGCAGGTTTGTTACATGTGGAATCAAACATATCTGTTTCTCAAccgtgaggatttgctgcttttcattgtcaTAATCTTCATAATAAAATTTACATCTTTTGGACTTTTggttaaataaaacaaagaatttgATGATGTAAGTTTGAGCTATAGGAAATTATGATGCAcgttttcacagtttttctcacatttcactGACAACACAAATAATCAATACACTAAAGattgatttatatttatattgttaGTTGTGGATCTAAGTTGAGTCTAATGGAAACAATAACTGCTAACTAAGGAATGTAAGATTATTAATAGCTAATCTCGacttgttagcatgttagcattggcaGGTATTTTGTTTGGAATTTGGCTGTTATCTGTCATTGAAGCCTGTCTTTCCTACGACTGCATGACAGcatgtaaatatatatgcatgcatgtttgtgggAATCTATGCATCTCTCTCTTCTATAAACAGcttgtgtgtttacatcagtgAGCTACTCAACACCTTTCCTATGAGGCATGTGTTAAAAGCATGCTGGGGTTTGCAGCGTATCACCACCATCTcctattttcttttgtttttttattatcgTTGCGTTTGTGCAGATGGTTCACATGGGATCAGGAGgattactgtttttttgttcGCTCccacagtggagaaaaaaaccctctgtTGTTAAACACAATACAGACAAAAGAAGATAAAACTATGAActataggaaaaaaaagatcagcGGTTTACATAATTTCTAATGGTCTAATTTCTACATCAAACTGACTTGAGATTTACACTTTAGGTTCCAGGTACAATTAAAGATGACGCAGATTGATGGAGGCCCTCTAAGTGAAagattaatgttttaatttgtcAGACTGACATCTGAGACACCTCTGGTCACATTGTGATGACTCTTGGAGAAATTAATATTACACTTCAAATGCTACATCACCAGTCCACATTGCATAAAGTCTTATTTCTAACTGGCCCAATGAGCCCTGCACCTTGCATGAAAGTGACGTGTTAAACTCATTTGATCTGTGACACTGATTCCCAACTTTAGGGTCAGGACCCTCAAACTGGTGCTGAGATAAATATGAGAAGTCACAAGATGACTCAGTTAAGATTTTTGTGAGAACTTGagtgaaacactgtgaaaggCCTGTGAAAGGCcttcaaatgaaacattatggaaagaaaaaacttcttccttctttttatttatgggaaccaaagcagaaaaagtTGGGAACACTGATTGGTCCTTATGCTTGCATGTGGAGGTCTTGGcatgagacagagaggctttTATGGACTCActgattctaaaataaaataaaaaatgtactgTCTTTAATGTCCAAAATTCCCAAATACGGCTAAAACACTGTTTTAGACTCAGCTGTTTTATCACAGTGTCACCTGGTGTCTCTTCACTGTACCTGCGACATGCTGAGGCTTCATAGGGCCTGTCTTCATCATGAAGGGCTCCCCGCCCTCGAACGCCAGGATCGGCTCGCCGACCAGTCCGCTCTGAGTCTGCGCCGGGCTCCCGCCGCTGTTGTTCAGCTGGATGATCTCCTCGAAGTCGGCTGAGACGCCATTCTGGTGGGCGGCGGGCTGGACGCCGTTTACGACAGGAGCGGACACACTTTGCGACGGGCTGAGGACTGCTGCGGCGGGGCTCTGCAGGCTTCCAGCTGCTGTGcaaagataataaataaaagagatgaTCAGAATTTTTTCAGGCTTATTAACGAAACAGCAGCTCGACTGTTTTGAAGATGTGACTCTTACCCTTGCTGAGCTCTGTGTCTTTGCCGTTGACCTGTGGAGAAGCTTTGATGTCCTTCTGCGATTACAAAGAACAAAGAGTTGATTATTTCAAAACGAGACGAGAGGAAGTCTAGTTTCTTCAAGCCTGTTTAAAAGGAATCACACAAACCTTATCTCCAGCATCGCTTTTCCGAGTCCTCTTCATGATCTCCTCAAGGCGCTGTGCAGATCAGACAGAGAGATATGTGATGTTTGTTAAGGGCGAGGAACCACTGATGAACTCCAGTGTGACTTTCTGAACTCTgaatcttgtttttctcctcaccttcttcctctccagccgctcctgctcctctttctgaaagtgtttctccctctctaGACGCTGACGCTCGGCCTCCTCGCGAGCTTTGGCTTCGGCCTCCTCCCTCTGGAAAAAGACAACGTGAGTATGAAGCTGACAAAATGACACTTCAGCTAACGGAAAAGTCAAACAACCCCCCGTTCACATGTGCAACCACAAGAGAGTTTATGCAAATATTATTTGACACACCACCCGACACCTCAGGTGCCCTTTTGTTGATTCCCACAGCACAACCGTCCACTCACGGCTGAACATGGAAACTACAGTGCAAAAGTCCCGTTTTAGTCCCCAGTATTTTCAGAAGTTGGATTTACTAAAAAGTGTTCACACAAATAttactttacattttcagtAGCGGTGAACTTTTTTGCCCCAAGTTTCATCTTTGCCACATAAAGAGTGTCTTACAGCTGATCTGAGTGATGGAGACCGTTGGGGGATCCTGAGAGGGAGCCCTACAGACACAAATCGCTCTCCTCTGTTTGCGTGTGTAAGAAATAATGACCAAATGTACCTTTATATATTTAGATTTACGGGTATAAATGAGGTGCTTGATtgattgaacacacacacgagtgcaacagtaatgtaaaaacatcagatataataataaaacactgacagggagcattttactgcacagtgaGTACGTTTACTTCTCATACTTGAGGTAAATTGTGCTGATAATACTTAAATATGTTTACTTaagacttttacttgagtattttcacagtgtggtatttcACTCCTTCCACCCCTTGTGTTCAcattgtgtgtgaatgtgctgtgCTGGAGAACAACTGAtgaccaccagggggcagcagatGCTCAGTCTGCTCTGCAGCCTTCAGGCCACGGTTGATATTATGCGAGAAACTCGATTACATGCTTCACTGAGTATTCAGACTCAgcaccaaacaaacagatgtgTTAAAGCCAGCAgcgaaaacaaaaaatatgatgTGAGCATGAATCACATCTGTCAACTGTTGTaacctgctgtttttaaaatctaCAGTTTCACGTAAACTGCTTTTTGGCTGCATCTATTAGTTTTGGATTTAATTGTTGCACATcttaaatattcacacacactttcagacagtTTCCACTGCAGAGTGCACAACACTTGAACTAAAGCTCTAAAATACATGAGGCCACCCTCATCTCAAGCGAGTGAGCTGTCAGGGCAGAACAATGGTCCAATTGAGGGGAGAAGGGGACTCGGGCATAGCCGATAGCTTCAGGCATGGCGTACACTGACGCTGCTTATCCGGCTATCAGCCCGCTGCAGAACCAAGTGTACGAGACGGAGGCAACACAGGCCTGTCACTATCACAATGGTTCCCTCAGCCTCTGCTCATCACCATTATGGAGGTCACCAGCTGGCATCTGCCCGGGCAGACAAGGGGCCTCTGACTAGCAGGGCTCATGCATGACACACATCGTCCGTGACAGCAGCACATATTCTCCTCCTTTAATCTGCCCAGATGCCAGACAGTCAGGGGGTGAGCGAGTCAGACCAGGGCCTGATGTTTGGGCTCACTTTCTGTTACACCACCCCTCTCCCACCAGACAGCTCAGGCATCCTCATATGCATTAATCTGCCCAGATGGCAAATGGGCTTTCTGCTGGTGGGGATCACAGGGATTCATGTTGGTTAATGGAAATTAGAGAGTTCAGtgtgtacagtatttacagttcACAAGGAATGATGGTGTGTTTGGTGAAGTGTCGGGCCTGGTAGAAGAGAGAGTTTAGTGCAGGGTTGAGGGTTCGATTTTAAGATCAAGAGTGTATTCAAGGAGTTCagtaaaattattttaatgtaatACTTCAGTgaaaccaaccaatcaacattTACTGATCCAAATtacatacaaccctgattctaaaaaagttgttaaacagaattcaatcattCGCAGcaaaactgtttactgacaaaggTTTAACAAAGTCTTCCTGAGCCCAggtagtaacatcctttatctAATCATgcgttcacaaagtggtgaacctctctccatcctcgcttgaaccactgagcctttccaggatgcccctttcaaccccaatcatgatactatcactcctgtcccaacttgattgaaatgtgttggtgcatcaaattcagaataagcagatatttacagaaatcaatgaagctgatgaggtcaaacattaaatatatttctttaGAGTGAGTGAGGGATTATGTTTATTACTGATCTTATTGAGTCAAAAGATGCCTCGCAGGCTAAAAGGCTAAAAGTAAAACACCACGACGACACTGACctgtctctgcagcctctcGTTCTCCTCCTGCTCGGCTTTGGCTCTCTCCTgcgcctccttctcctcctgagCTCTCTGGTTTTCGTCCCTCAGACGCTGCTGCTCGGCCATGAATcgagcctcctcctctctgcgcttcctctcctccgcctcccgCGCCATCGCCTCCTCCCGAAGCAGcctgaaaaaacacattgtagTTACAGTACTGAACATGCTCGTGTCATGTATTTGCATGAATATCACAGTGTTTGTAAACTCTGATAAGATTATATGACGGATAACAAGGTGCTGacacagcatcaacaacagACTGACCTGTTCTTGTGCTCCTGCTCCTGAcgctcctgctcctctctctcccgctgCTCTCGGGCTTGTCTGCGTTTCTCTGCCAGCGCACGAGCAGCCTCCTCCGGGTCGTTGGTGCCGGCTGACGGCCTGCTGGCCGGTGCAGCTGGAGCGGCGGAGGCGGCCGCGGCGGCAGGCGTAGCAGAAGGAGCGGGATTACTGGcggaggctgcagcaggagaaacGGCCGAGGCGGCCGGCTCTACGTTTGGCACAGCTGGAGAGGCCGCTGATACAACCAGTGGGCTGAGAGAAGGAGGTGTGAGCGGTGCAGAGGACACCACGATGGCAGGAACATTACTGGAGCCTGTGAGAGcgaagacaaagagacaaaaacacaatcatATGGCAGCCTTAACAGGAACTTAATAAAAATATCTGACGAATAAGATGAGGACAAGTCACCACCTGATAAATTATATCACCGAGCTGTGATTCAACACTTATGTTAAAAATTTAAAGCACGTCCAGATGAACGCATTGGGAGGGCGCCAAATGCACTTTTGGCAATTTCGCATCCATGCCTGCCAACAGTTTGGGAATCATGTTCAAGGTTTTCCCCGGAGGATGCTCACTGTTGTCTGGGACGTGCCAAGTTTCAAACATGAATACAGCAGCTCAAATATGCTGCTAAGAACAGATGATGTCTATTAGGTTGAATTCACTTTTCTGCACATGTTGAAGAGCCTATTTGTGTGCGATTTTACTTGACATCACACTGATCCATCTGCAGTTAAATACATGCAgtcataataaaacactgtcTTGTTgtatcttttcatttctgttttgtattcatttagATCCAGGTCTTGGCAAATCACATACTTTTTCTTTTAGCGTCAAATTTTCACTTTCGCGGACTGTGACGGCTATATGAGCAAGAGGGTCAAAGTTCAAGGCACAATGTTATGATGTAGTAGTATGTCCCAGTTGTATGCATGCTGCAGGCAACAATACATAATGTAAGGGCAGCTGCAgtacaaataaaagtaaaaagaaaaagcatgcAATTTGTAACATAGCCCTGGTTGCACGTAGACGCTGATCTGACTGGACGGCCCTCATGGAACTGTGTGAACAGCTTTCAACATCTGCAACAGTTGATTTGCAGCAGAAACTGTGTAGAACAATTCATCAAAAAGACGACAAGTTTAAGCACAGAGGCCTCTGTTGTTATGTTACAGCAGCCTGGTGCTGGTTGACATAATGTAACCAGTGTGATTGTGGCACATCACAACAGATAGAGGCTGCAGGTGGACCACAGTAAAGGCCGGTcagtgaggacacacacacacacacacacacacacacacacacacacacacacacacgctgctttTACTCTACAACGTGAATGCCGGCCAAAACCTCAATGTCACCTTGAAGCCTGGATATCATCTCCATGGTAACCACActcactctttttctcctctgggGTGTCTGGCTGCTGGGGTTCATGGCCCGTTTCCACGGTGACCGCAGTGACCGTCTGGGGCTGCACCCTGGCGGGCGTCTGGGCCCGTTTGGGTCTGGTCTTGGTGCCAGGGGGAGGTGTCTTCTTGCCCGTGGGCGTCTTGGAGGCCGCTGCAGGCACCAAGGGGGACAAGGGCCGGCTTTTGGGGGCGGCGGGTGAAGGAGGTCTGTTTTTGGGCTTCGGGGTGCTGATGAGAAGAGAGAAGATGGCAGCGGAGGTGAAATACGAGCAGGAGAAAGAGTCACGAGATGAGATTTCATTGCAGTGAGAGAAAAGGTAATGAGGCTCCCAATGCGCTACATAAAGCTCCTAACTAGGCCAAGTGGAAGATATGAGTGACTCCATCTGAAACTCTGCATTCGGTCGCCATGATTCTTTGGCTGTCGGGGGGTGTAACATGAGAGGAGGGGATGCAGGGAGCCAtctttctcccctctttcaGTCTGAGAGCTCCTCACTCTGCTGTACAGAGTGCAGTCTGGCCCTCAGCCCCGACTGAAAGGTGTCCAGCAGAGTCTCTTTTAGTAGTTAGCTTGTAACACCTTGGACCATCTGTCAGACATTAACCTGCTCCAAGGATtaagcacatgaacacatgatCCCTCAGCCTCCCTCCTACATCAACTCAATACAgaattaatttaacatttttaaaaatacagattgTATGGTGCATATACGGCAGAAGGCAGTTTATCTGTGCTTCCAGACCATACCTGGTCTCTGGCCTGGATCTCTGGGTCATGGTGGTGGGTGAtgttgtctgtctcttcctctgcactTTCTCTTTTGTGAGAGCGTTCTTCTCTTTTTCgttctccctctccttgtccttcttctctttcttctttttgtccaCCTTTAAAGACAGATACCAATCACCAGTTATGACCACAGACTAAGGCTGACACATCCGCTTTAGATAAAGGCCTTTTGCTAAATCTCCATATCGTCACCTAAAAGCATTATAGAGGCTCCTCATGAATCATATTATAAAACCAGCAGAAGCAATCTTCAAGCCTACCACggcagtttatttatttatacacaGGCTATCCTTGtataataaagtttattattattctatttatatgtattattattagtttattCTTATGATtcttagtattattattattattccagatgtttttccagatgttaagatgtttatcctggatagcttagttctttatttttaattcactatttttatctatctatctatctatctatctatctatctatctatctatctatctatctatctatctatctatctatctatctattttaCGATTGAACTGTGAAGCTCTAGTAAAATTACTTTGAAACCTGCATTTAGTTATAAAattatataaacacaaaattggGATATTATCATGTAAAGCTGGTGAACATTCTTTGCTTATTCACACACCCAGCACAAAGCAACATAATCATTCATTTGGGGTCTTGTTCAGGCAACCTGGTGAAagtaagtccaatatttgctCTTCCTTTAGCTaatttttggtctccaccaactcatCAGGGAAATATCCGGCTCTTTAGATGCTACATGCTCTGCTATGTTCACCAGgtagttgctaactgtgtctgtctgctgtttggtgtttaGTAGGTAATGTACAGCAGGTATTTTTAGCTTTGCCATCATAAACAATGCTgctgagagcagtgagagtgaaccaaaacagtaaagttttgtcaaaccaaaacaaaaagctgaaagatgctaaaaaggCTCCACAGACCTAGAGGGGAACTACAGAACCGGGTGATAATCTTCTATGGATTTGTCACTGCGagcgacacctttcacattgcacacagtcatttaatcaacatctaaccctaaccctaaccctaaccctcaaaTGAAAGAATGATGTGCTTCCAAAATAGCTAAATCCTAATCCCCATATTAAAAGATCCATAGTGAAAACAGTGCATATATTCACAGTTGGTTTGGGTATATTTGTGCATCTGTGCTTACCGGTGTGGAGTTTCGTCGGCGCTGGCGCTGGGTGATGTCCGGCGTGCTGGCGGAGGAGACCCTCCAGCGCTCGGCGGCGTTCTGGTGCGGGTGGTGATGGGAGCAGGCGTTCAGCGGGCTGGCGGAGGCTGAACGGGAGCAGTGGTGAGAGTCTGAGTGACACATGCAGAGAGCGGCAGCAGGGCCGAGGTCAGGgccccagcacacacacacgcacacacgcacacacgcacacacgcacacacacacgcacgcacgcacgcacgcacgcacacacacacacacacacacacacatcatgcagagtgataataaaaaaaatctcagcgAGGCCACACGGTCAACGCAACACGCCACAAGACAACGACTGACATCGAGCAGAGAGGTAGAGTAATGACGGCTGAGGAGGAGGCGacttatttcactgtttgtttcttATTCATTGTTATAAGTTATTTCTAAGTtaaaatatttgctggttccagcttctcaaatgtgagattTTGCAGTTATATATGGCTgttttgggttttagactgctgttgttgttgttgttgttttttctacattttgacatttttggactgagcatttaatcaattaattcaGCAAATAACTGACAGATTAACTGATATTGAAGATAGTGGTTAGGTGCAGCCTTACCAAACCAAACGTCACCACAGGGTTTTATCTATTATATGAATACATACATACTAGACTGAAACAActtatttaaaatgcaaaaatacaaaatatttgcCAATTCCAGTTTCTTAAATGTGAGATTTTGCTCCTTTTAGCTTTTTCATAACATTGTAAGTTAaatttttgtggtttttggattgttggttgaacatacagtacaagcaatctgaagatgGGAAACTGGAGTGTGGAATTTTCCATACTTTCTTACATTTTTAGACTTAACAATTAATCTAACAAACAATTCACAGATTTATCCATATTGACAATAATTATTGTTGAGAAAACAGTCTGACCACAACGTCTATTTCCATTTTGTTCTGCACATTTAAAAGACTTCAAAGCTGACGAACAGTCCGGGGAGGTGCTCAGAAAAATGGAAGTTTGAACATCAGCTGATGAAGGTCAGGTGatgtgattgaaagctccagaacagccacTACATGAACCCTGCTGTGAGATTATTTTCTAAACTGCTGTTTGCAAGGTCAAGGATGACAATACCCATTAGTTGCAGCCTCCTCTTTCAATCAAACAAAACATCCCCACTGACTTTTATACAAGAGATAAAaagcaagacagagaggggaaacaaaAACCACTAAAGGTGGCCAAAGCGGATTATGGGTACATTGAGAGAAAGATCTAGATGTGGTCTCACACTCACGAGAGTCGCTGTTGTTGAGGAGGGTGGCGGCGCTGCGACTGCGGGCCAGGAAGGACAGCGTCGGCGTCATGAGCCGCTCCACGATCCGGCTCTCCCACGGGCTCAGACGCAGGCTGCGGGCTGACACAAGAGGGCGCCGTCAGTGTCGGGTTACTGTCAGAGCACACAGGCACTCACAGGTACTCAAGACACCCTCATATCTCCTGCATACACGTATACTGCCGCACAggtgcacactcacactgcaggaGGTGTACAACTCCTCACTGATGACActgcagcacttcctgtctcccctcactcacacacacacacacacacacacacacacacacacacacacacacacacacacacaccagtaacACAATCTGCCTCTGCATTCATGTGCTGCTGGAAACATCATAGACACTACATTCCTAAAAGTagtgtgatgaagatgaaaagtCTTCCAGGGTTTAACTAAACTGCACAGGAATAAAATGCAGGATTATTCAGATCTTTCCACCAGCACGTCAATGCTCACTCAAGTATAGAATCGTCTCTCAGAGGCACGGGGAGCATCAATAATCTCATTGGCTGATTTAGACATCAGGAGGCGGAGTCAAGACACCACTGTTTTTCTGAAGTGAGCTAACAGGCAACTTTGatattcaaaaataaatgataagaactctgtttttcttccatttttgaTGACACTCATTATACAGCGAGGTTAGCAGGAAAGCTAGCTAGCCTATATAAAGTAGTATTTAACTTGCTACAGGCCAGCAGGGCTAGTTTGACCatggacagctgtgtttacCAAGTTCATGAGAGGAGTCTATTTGAACGATCCATTGATGTGGTCACGACTTCATAAGAAGAAATTTTCTGACGTTTTTTGGAACAAGGTGACGTCAGTTTATAAGGTCACCGAACAAAAGTGCTCTTATTACTCAAACCACTCGAAGCATAATTTTTACGTGACTTACTGAAAAGACCAACATCAAAAGTTCTATTTTAAGGTATCTGAAGACCACACCGAGCATGAGTCTTACAGGGAAGCTTAactttgttgcagcagttgGATTTTTTGGCTTTAGCCAGTCATTTTATCGGTTATGATAACATTATAAAAAGTAATTGTTGAGATCTGAGGACATGGCAGCATGACTGAAAAAAGctccaacaaacacaaacagtcagagGATCTTACAGGTAGTAAACAAGCACATGTTAGCCACATTAGCTTCCATTTTATATGCACCCATAATGCTACTAATAATCCCTTATTGCACAGGAAAACGGTGATTTTGTAGGTCAAGGTTGAACCACACTGTGCACTGCGATGGATTTTTGGGGTAAAAATGTTACAGgttggattttgttttctcttccaaatttgtttttgctgaaaacctgtctgatcatctgactctctctgtttctctccaacGTTGGACCCATTTTCAGCTATGTTGTTCCCCAGATCTCCACAGTTAACTTGGTGATATGCTGCTGTCAGATATAACCACAATAAACCCTAGTTTTCCTTTAAGAAAGCTATTTATCAAGCTTCACACAGCGAGGTTTAACTCATCCAGTGAGATTATTACTGTGACCAGGACGTCTTTGTATAACTCAAACTCCAGTCTGCCGATCAGACAGACAAGATacagaaaagtcaaacatgATGAATGACTGCACGTCAGCGTACATGTTACACACAGTACCATTAGACAACAACACACGGAGGAGCAAACCCAAGTTAATTTCCATTACTTACCGCtcagaaacacatcacacaAGAAGCCAGTGTGGCTGTTTACTTGACCCCACTCAAACCCAAAGCAGTGCAAA of the Chelmon rostratus isolate fCheRos1 chromosome 16, fCheRos1.pri, whole genome shotgun sequence genome contains:
- the LOC121619896 gene encoding MAP7 domain-containing protein 1-like isoform X5, with the translated sequence METMDYKELGHHFEEKLTLTDKSLPLQPQSIQNGDKSLDPLTSDDSAITDLSPKTNSSLQTETPTKTDASSKTDARPSTPGNSTSPQPKKDSMSSEQRQKLAKERREERARYIAAKKAQWLEKEEKARRLRESQLEDRRRKLEEQRLKAEKRRALLEEKQRQKLEKNKERYEAAIKRSTKKTWAEIRQQRWSWAGGLNQTSRRETRSLRLSPWESRIVERLMTPTLSFLARSRSAATLLNNSDSPSASPLNACSHHHPHQNAAERWRVSSASTPDITQRQRRRNSTPVDKKKKEKKDKERENEKEKNALTKEKVQRKRQTTSPTTMTQRSRPETSTPKPKNRPPSPAAPKSRPLSPLVPAAASKTPTGKKTPPPGTKTRPKRAQTPARVQPQTVTAVTVETGHEPQQPDTPEEKKSSSNVPAIVVSSAPLTPPSLSPLVVSAASPAVPNVEPAASAVSPAAASASNPAPSATPAAAAASAAPAAPASRPSAGTNDPEEAARALAEKRRQAREQREREEQERQEQEHKNRLLREEAMAREAEERKRREEEARFMAEQQRLRDENQRAQEEKEAQERAKAEQEENERLQRQREEAEAKAREEAERQRLEREKHFQKEEQERLERKKRLEEIMKRTRKSDAGDKKDIKASPQVNGKDTELSKAAGSLQSPAAAVLSPSQSVSAPVVNGVQPAAHQNGVSADFEEIIQLNNSGGSPAQTQSGLVGEPILAFEGGEPFMMKTGPMKPQHVAEVL
- the LOC121619896 gene encoding MAP7 domain-containing protein 1-like isoform X4, giving the protein METMDYKELGHHFEEKLTLTDKSLPLQPQSIQNGDKSLDPLTSDDSAITDLSPKTNSSLQTETPTKTDASSKTDARPSTPGNSTSPQPKKDSMSSEQRQKLAKERREERARYIAAKKAQWLEKEEKARRLRESQLEDRRRKLEEQRLKAEKRRALLEEKQRQKLEKNKERYEAAIKRSTKKTWAEIRQQRWSWAGGLNQTSRRETRSLRLSPWESRIVERLMTPTLSFLARSRSAATLLNNSDSHSHHCSRSASASPLNACSHHHPHQNAAERWRVSSASTPDITQRQRRRNSTPVDKKKKEKKDKERENEKEKNALTKEKVQRKRQTTSPTTMTQRSRPETSTPKPKNRPPSPAAPKSRPLSPLVPAAASKTPTGKKTPPPGTKTRPKRAQTPARVQPQTVTAVTVETGHEPQQPDTPEEKKSSSNVPAIVVSSAPLTPPSLSPLVVSAASPAVPNVEPAASAVSPAAASASNPAPSATPAAAAASAAPAAPASRPSAGTNDPEEAARALAEKRRQAREQREREEQERQEQEHKNRLLREEAMAREAEERKRREEEARFMAEQQRLRDENQRAQEEKEAQERAKAEQEENERLQRQREEAEAKAREEAERQRLEREKHFQKEEQERLERKKRLEEIMKRTRKSDAGDKKDIKASPQVNGKDTELSKAAGSLQSPAAAVLSPSQSVSAPVVNGVQPAAHQNGVSADFEEIIQLNNSGGSPAQTQSGLVGEPILAFEGGEPFMMKTGPMKPQHVAEVL
- the LOC121619896 gene encoding MAP7 domain-containing protein 1-like isoform X3, producing the protein METMDYKELGHHFEEKLTLTDKSLPLQPQSIQNGDKSLDPLTSDDSAITDLSPKTNSSLQTETPTKTDASSKTDARPSTPGNSTSPQPKKDSMSSEQRQKLAKERREERARYIAAKKAQWLEKEEKARRLRESQLEDRRRKLEEQRLKAEKRRALLEEKQRQKLEKNKERYEAAIKRSTKKTWAEIRQQRWSWAGGLNQTSRRESRCSASTVNLPRQVDPVINNRLSKSSATLWNSPNRTRSLRLSPWESRIVERLMTPTLSFLARSRSAATLLNNSDSPSASPLNACSHHHPHQNAAERWRVSSASTPDITQRQRRRNSTPVDKKKKEKKDKERENEKEKNALTKEKVQRKRQTTSPTTMTQRSRPETSTPKPKNRPPSPAAPKSRPLSPLVPAAASKTPTGKKTPPPGTKTRPKRAQTPARVQPQTVTAVTVETGHEPQQPDTPEEKKSSSNVPAIVVSSAPLTPPSLSPLVVSAASPAVPNVEPAASAVSPAAASASNPAPSATPAAAAASAAPAAPASRPSAGTNDPEEAARALAEKRRQAREQREREEQERQEQEHKNRLLREEAMAREAEERKRREEEARFMAEQQRLRDENQRAQEEKEAQERAKAEQEENERLQRQREEAEAKAREEAERQRLEREKHFQKEEQERLERKKRLEEIMKRTRKSDAGDKKDIKASPQVNGKDTELSKAAGSLQSPAAAVLSPSQSVSAPVVNGVQPAAHQNGVSADFEEIIQLNNSGGSPAQTQSGLVGEPILAFEGGEPFMMKTGPMKPQHVAEVL